The following is a genomic window from Gammaproteobacteria bacterium.
CGGCGATAGTCTTGCGCAATGCGTCTTCCAGACGCCCCAGCGGCTCGGCAAAATCAGTGGGAGCATACATTCCCAGCGTCAGCCGGTCGCGGGCCTCGGAAGGCTCAAGCAGCAGGCTTGCTGCCTTGTGGCCCAGCGCGTCATGCGGTGCAGCATACGGCTTGCCGAGAGGAAAGACCAGCAGGCGCAACAGCGCGGCGGCGCCCCGGTTGGGGAGGTTGCGCAGCAGGCCGTCCAGCGCCTCCTGCATTTGATGCAGCGCATCATCGCACGCCCATTGCAGCAGAGGCAGGTCGGCGGCGGGACGCCCCTGATCGGCAAAGCGCTTGAGCACGGTGGATGCCAGATATAATTGACTCAACACATCGGCCAGCCGCCCAGAAAGTTTTTCCTTGCGTTTGAGCGCCCCGCCCAGCATCAACATGGACGCATCGGCCACCAATGCGAACGCTGCGCTCATGCGCGTTAATTGCCGATAATAATGACGCTCCGACCCAGCCTGCGCTGGCGCGCCCGCAAAATTTGCTCCCGTCAAACCATGCAGCAGCGCGCGAATGGCATTGCCCACGGTGAATCCGATGTGCCCGAAAAATGCCTTGTCAAACTGCTCGGATGCGCGTTGCGGATCGGTATCCGTCGCCGCCCGCATTTCCTTCAACACATAGGGATGGGCGCGCACTGCGCCTTGGCCGAAGATGATCAGGCTACGCGTGAGAATGTTCGCGCCCTCCACTGTAATACCGATGGGAATGGACTGATAAACACGCCCCAGCAGGTTGCGCGGCCCCATGCAGATGCCACTGCCGCCCTGCACATCCATCGCGTCGTTGACCACCTTGCGCATACGTTCAGTGAGATGATATTTGACGATGGCCGACACCACCGAGGGCTTCTCGCCCAGATCCACGGCGCCTGCCGTCATGATGCGCGCGGCGTCCATCATGTATGTATAACCGGCGATACGCGCCAAGGCCTCTTCCACGCCTTCGAAGCGGCCAATGGGCATCTTGAATTGCTTGCGGATGCGCGCATAGGCGCCTGTGGCGCGGCATGCCAGCTTGCTCGCCCCCACACTCTGCGCAGGCAACGAGATGGAACGCCCTGCCGCCAGGGACTCCATGAGCATGCGCCAGCCCTGGCCCGCACCTGCCGCACCACCGATAATCCAATCCAGCGGAATAAACACATCCTTGCCGCTGTTCGGCCCGTTCTGGAAGGGAATGTTGAGAGGGAAATGGCGATTGCCGATAGTGATGCCCGGCGTATTGGTCGGGATCAGCGCGCAGGTGATGCCCAATTCCTTTTTGCTGCCCAGCAACCCGTCGGGGTCATAGAGCTTGAAGGCCAGACCCAGCACCGTCGCCACCGGGCCGAGGGTGATATAGCGCTTATCCCAATTGAGACGAATGCCAACGATATCGTTCCCTTGAAACGTGCCACGGCACACCACACCTGTATCCGGGATAGAGCTGGCATCCGAACCCGCCTCCGGGCCAGTGAGCGCAAAGCACGGCACCTCTTCACCACGCGCCAGACGCGGCAGGTAATGGTTCTTCTGCTCCTCCGTGCCGTAGTTCAGCAGTAGCTCCGCCGGACCTAAGGAATTGGGCACCATCACCGTCACGCCCGCCGTCACGCTGCGGCCAGAGATCTTCATCACCACTGCGGAATGCACCAGGGCGGAGAATTCCAGACCACCGTATTTTTTCGGGATGATCATGCCGAAGAAACGGTTGTCCTTGATGAATTGCCAGACGTGCGGCGGCAGGTCGTGTAATTCTTCGGTGATGTGCCAGTCGTTGAGCATGCGGCACAGCTCTTCCACCGGGCCGTCGAGAAACGCCTGCTCCTCGACACTGAGTTTCGGCGCGGGGATGGCGAGTAGTTTGTTCCAGTCGGGACGACCACTGAAGAGGTCGCCCTCCCACCATACCGTACCCGCCTCAATCGCATCGCGCTCGGTTTGCGACATGGGCGGCAACGCAGCGCGGAACCATGGCAGTATCCGGTTACTGATTAATGGCCGCCGTAATGCCGGAATACCGAGCAGCGCCACCAACGCGGCCAGCAAAACACCTACTACCAACAAAAAGGACATCATGTCTTGGTCGCTCCCACTATAACTCTATGCCTTCGGGCACGGCGGCTGCGCCATTGCATACCATTGCGCGCGGCGGCTTCATCGCTGGCATTGGCCGCCAGGAATGATGCCGGAGCCACGGGCATGACGCAGTCATTTTCGTCATTGCAAATCGCCCTGCTGCTGTCCCAAGGGAGATGGCGATAAACACCGACATCGTCCAGGGCCGGCAAAGGACACTTCACAACATCAAAGTAGGGAGAATAATCAAAGTCACGGGGTATGCACAAGCGCGCATTGCGCGGGTAGAGCCGCAGCCCGCCATCATCACTGCGGCGCGCCACCGGCAATACCGGGTAATTCACGGATTCAAACGCTGCCGCAATCAGCGTGGAGCAGATGGTGCGCTTGGAAATATCCGCGCGAATATCAAACAGGCTAGACCGCCAACGCCGTGGCAGCACGCTGTAAGGAGACATCAGCCGCGCCAGATCGAACAGTTGGCGAATATCATACTCGACACCCAGGTGCCGCACGGCAAATTCAATCACCTTATACGCATCATCGGATGACAAGCCGCGCGGCTGGCAAACACGCAGATGCGCACCACGGTAACGGCTCAGTGGCGCAACAATAATACCTTGGCCAATCAGCCCCTCGATCAATAACGGCTCACTGAGATCACCTTCATAAAACCTGCGGATATGCCAGCGCACTCCCTCATCCTCGATTTCATGAAGATAACCCACATAGAGCGCAGAGTGGGTCCACTGGCTTTGCGTGATATTTTTGATAAAACCGCTAAGACGGGTACTCCCCTCCACCAGCACCACATCACCGGGGCGAACCACCCGGCGCAAACGCTCGAAATCACACAGCGGGGTGGCCTTGGCGTCCATCTCCTGGGCAAGCCATCGGTCGAATCTTTTTCTCAGCCAGCCTAACATAACTCACCTCTCTGTCTGACGTTACTTCTGCGCCGTGAGAGCCGGCATGAAACGGGGCATCTATAATGGTAGACAATGCCAGTTGCTACATGTTCTATAGCGGCAGGATGCGGGGGTTTTTAAAGGGGATAAGAGCTGGTGCAGTGAGTAACCTGAGGCATTAAAACCTGTATACTTGCGGGATTGTATATCTACAGTATTTTGCTAATTACTGAATCCCATGACTACCAATTCCAATAACGCCATCGGCGTATTCGACTCCGGCGTCGGCGGCCTTACCGTCGTGCGCGCGCTCATGGAGCGTCTGCCCTTTGAGAACATCGTTTACTTCGGCGACACGGCACGTGTGCCCTATGGGGTGAAGTCGGTCGAAACCATCTCCCATTTCACAACACAGATCACGGAGTTCCTGCTCCAGCAGAACGTCAAGCTGCTCATCATTGCGTGCAACACCATGGCCGCCGTAGCCTCGCAGGTGGTGCGCGACCTCTCCCCCGTGCCGGTGCTGGATGTGATTGATGCCGGCGCGCTGGGCGCCATTGCCGCAACACACAAAAAATATGTGGGGGTGATTGGCACTCCAACCACCATCAATAGTAACGCCTATACCCGCGCAATACATCAGCACGCCCCAGACATCCGGGTGTTTTCACAGGCCTGCCCGTTATTCGTGCCGCTCGTGGAAGAAGGCTGGCTCGATCACCAGGTCACCCGCCTTACCGCACAGGAATATCTCAAGCCCGTACTGGCGCAAAACATCGACACCCTGGTGCTGGGATGCACACACTACCCCCTGCTCAAACCGCTGCTGCAAGAAGCCGCCGGATCGAAAATTCAACTCGTTGATTCCGCCGAAAGCATGGCAGAACAGACTGCTGACTTGCTCGACAAAATGGGCTTGGCGAATCCGCAACGTTCAGCGCCCGATTATCATTTTTATGTCACCGATGTACCGCTGCGTTTTCAGACCATCGGCGAGCGGTTTTTGGGGCGAACACTTTACAATGTGCATGTAGTGAAGTGGTGAGATGAAGCTTGGCAGCCTGCGTAGGGTGCGCACGGCGCGCCCTACGTTTGAAACTCAGGCACTCCACATCGGCAACTGCTCCCATCCGACGTGCATCCATGCACGTCGCAGGATGCCAAAGAGCCGCCACGGACTCGTCACCGAAAATGGCGGTGCATGAAAGGCGATGGCCAGAAAGGATCATAATAGCCGTAGGGATAAAACGGGCGAGCGGGATAATAATAAGGCGGCGGCATCGTAGAAAAATCGGGGCGTACCGGCCACAGATAAAGCCGTTCGATTGTTACACGCGGATAGCGATAGTCATACTCACCAATTTTGCCGCTCACCGGCTCTATCACTGTGCCCACCACGGTCATCTCCCTACCCTTGGCATACACGGCTGGATCGTAGAACTGGGGGGCACAGGCAATAAAGCGGCTATCTGAGTTATCACTGCGCAGTGGACGCGCCGAGCTATCAAGTGGCCTGGCGAGCAATTCGAAGCAGGTCTCTTCCTTGTTCACCGTAACCTTGATGATCTCACCGCCCCAGCGCACACGATTGCCACTTGCATCCTCGCGTAACGTCTGTTGCGGCGAAATGGCGGCGACGTTCCCCATGATCGGCTTGGGGATGGAAGCGCAGCCAGACAGCAGCACAACGATTAATACGGTCCAGCGCAACATTTGATTACTCCGCATATGTTTCAATCCTATTGATTTCGACCAATCAGCGTGGCAATAGTTTCGCCGCGGCCAAATCGCCAACAGGGATTGCCGGGGCATAGCAAAAAGTAGATACTGGAATAGGGCAGGCATTGGAAATACCATAACATATCGGCTCCGCCCATCCCATCCTGAAACAGGAGTAACCCAGGATGAATAACAACACAATATCAGTGCAGCGTC
Proteins encoded in this region:
- the murI gene encoding glutamate racemase; the protein is MTTNSNNAIGVFDSGVGGLTVVRALMERLPFENIVYFGDTARVPYGVKSVETISHFTTQITEFLLQQNVKLLIIACNTMAAVASQVVRDLSPVPVLDVIDAGALGAIAATHKKYVGVIGTPTTINSNAYTRAIHQHAPDIRVFSQACPLFVPLVEEGWLDHQVTRLTAQEYLKPVLAQNIDTLVLGCTHYPLLKPLLQEAAGSKIQLVDSAESMAEQTADLLDKMGLANPQRSAPDYHFYVTDVPLRFQTIGERFLGRTLYNVHVVKW
- a CDS encoding Slp family lipoprotein, whose protein sequence is MLRWTVLIVVLLSGCASIPKPIMGNVAAISPQQTLREDASGNRVRWGGEIIKVTVNKEETCFELLARPLDSSARPLRSDNSDSRFIACAPQFYDPAVYAKGREMTVVGTVIEPVSGKIGEYDYRYPRVTIERLYLWPVRPDFSTMPPPYYYPARPFYPYGYYDPFWPSPFMHRHFR
- a CDS encoding acyl-CoA dehydrogenase encodes the protein MMSFLLVVGVLLAALVALLGIPALRRPLISNRILPWFRAALPPMSQTERDAIEAGTVWWEGDLFSGRPDWNKLLAIPAPKLSVEEQAFLDGPVEELCRMLNDWHITEELHDLPPHVWQFIKDNRFFGMIIPKKYGGLEFSALVHSAVVMKISGRSVTAGVTVMVPNSLGPAELLLNYGTEEQKNHYLPRLARGEEVPCFALTGPEAGSDASSIPDTGVVCRGTFQGNDIVGIRLNWDKRYITLGPVATVLGLAFKLYDPDGLLGSKKELGITCALIPTNTPGITIGNRHFPLNIPFQNGPNSGKDVFIPLDWIIGGAAGAGQGWRMLMESLAAGRSISLPAQSVGASKLACRATGAYARIRKQFKMPIGRFEGVEEALARIAGYTYMMDAARIMTAGAVDLGEKPSVVSAIVKYHLTERMRKVVNDAMDVQGGSGICMGPRNLLGRVYQSIPIGITVEGANILTRSLIIFGQGAVRAHPYVLKEMRAATDTDPQRASEQFDKAFFGHIGFTVGNAIRALLHGLTGANFAGAPAQAGSERHYYRQLTRMSAAFALVADASMLMLGGALKRKEKLSGRLADVLSQLYLASTVLKRFADQGRPAADLPLLQWACDDALHQMQEALDGLLRNLPNRGAAALLRLLVFPLGKPYAAPHDALGHKAASLLLEPSEARDRLTLGMYAPTDFAEPLGRLEDALRKTIAAEAVEKKLRAALNAGAANGNDEVARIREAVKQSVISEDEAGVLLDAIAARKEVIKVDDFAPEYWKTEEIEWPTEQKMPAKRFI